A part of Streptosporangiales bacterium genomic DNA contains:
- a CDS encoding MFS transporter, producing the protein MTRQSGSGRVVLASLAGTTIEWYEFFIYGTAAALVFDKLFFPGHDPLVSVLLSLSTFALAFVARPLGGVLFGHFGDRLGRKSMLVVTLSLMGVATLCIGLLPTYATIGPAAPLLLVLLRVVQGLSLGGEYGGAVLMSVEHASSRRRGLFGALVNTGAAWGLLLANLVFLATSQLSDAAFQAWGWRVPFLLSVVLIGLGLAIRLKLAESPDFQQVKDKDEVRRAPIAEVLSRCARC; encoded by the coding sequence ATGACCAGACAGTCCGGCTCCGGCCGGGTCGTGCTTGCCAGCCTCGCCGGCACGACCATCGAGTGGTACGAGTTCTTCATCTACGGCACCGCGGCCGCGCTCGTCTTCGACAAGCTCTTCTTTCCCGGTCACGACCCGCTGGTCAGCGTGTTGCTCTCGCTGTCCACGTTCGCGCTCGCGTTCGTCGCCCGGCCGCTCGGCGGCGTGCTCTTCGGGCACTTCGGCGACCGGCTCGGCCGCAAGTCGATGCTCGTGGTGACGCTCTCGCTGATGGGCGTCGCGACGCTCTGCATCGGGCTGCTGCCCACCTACGCGACGATCGGTCCCGCCGCTCCCCTGCTGCTCGTGCTGCTGCGGGTGGTGCAGGGGCTGTCGCTCGGCGGCGAGTACGGCGGCGCCGTCCTGATGAGCGTGGAACACGCGAGCAGCCGTCGCCGCGGTCTGTTCGGCGCGCTGGTGAACACCGGCGCCGCGTGGGGGCTGCTGCTGGCCAACCTGGTATTCCTGGCCACCTCGCAGCTCTCCGACGCCGCGTTCCAGGCCTGGGGGTGGCGGGTGCCGTTCCTGCTCAGCGTCGTGCTGATCGGCCTCGGCCTGGCGATCCGGCTCAAGCTCGCGGAGAGCCCGGACTTCCAACAGGTCAAGGACAAGGACGAGGTGCGGCGGGCGCCGATCGCCGAGGTGCTCTCCCGCTGCGCGCGCTGCTGA
- the serB gene encoding phosphoserine phosphatase SerB — MEPDAVAVSAASRFRTDSPSRTLLVTLTGRDRPGLLSQVFAAVASESDTEVLDVEQVVVRGRIVLGILLAAPDPENGLAPALQLMAEKLDLDIDVTPGSGDNDPRRGERLHVTLLGAPLHPGAVGAIAGRTAACGANIDRILRLARYPCTALELEVSGADSDELRAALAREAATQHVDVSVHPSGLQRRGKRLVVMDVDSTLIQDEVIELLAEHAGCAEQVAEVTTAAMAGELDFAASLRQRVRLLAGLPESILTEVYEALRLTPGARTLIRTLRRLDHKIAVVSGGFTQVIEPLAADLGIDFVAANTLEIVDGRITGELVGPILDRQAKADMLVRFAHECEVPLRQTVAIGDGANDLDMIQRAGLGVAFNAKPVLREAADTSLSVPYLDSLLFLLGIPRDEVEAADAEDDDLTPSQPAVRP; from the coding sequence ATGGAACCGGACGCAGTCGCAGTCTCCGCCGCCAGCCGCTTCCGTACCGACTCCCCGTCGCGCACCCTGCTCGTGACGCTCACCGGGCGCGACCGCCCCGGTCTGCTTTCGCAGGTGTTCGCTGCGGTCGCGAGCGAGTCCGACACCGAGGTGCTCGACGTCGAGCAGGTCGTGGTCCGCGGCCGTATCGTGCTCGGCATCCTGCTCGCCGCACCCGACCCGGAGAACGGCCTCGCCCCTGCCCTGCAGCTGATGGCGGAGAAGCTGGACCTGGACATCGACGTCACGCCAGGCTCGGGCGACAACGACCCGCGGCGCGGCGAGCGCCTGCACGTCACGTTGCTCGGCGCGCCACTGCACCCCGGCGCGGTCGGCGCGATCGCCGGTCGTACGGCGGCGTGCGGGGCGAACATCGACCGCATCCTGCGGCTCGCCCGCTACCCGTGCACGGCGCTCGAGCTGGAGGTGTCCGGCGCCGACTCCGACGAGCTGCGCGCCGCGTTGGCCAGGGAGGCCGCCACCCAGCACGTGGACGTGTCCGTGCACCCGTCCGGTCTGCAGCGCCGCGGGAAGCGGCTGGTCGTGATGGACGTCGACTCCACGCTCATCCAGGACGAGGTCATCGAGCTGCTCGCCGAGCACGCCGGCTGCGCCGAGCAGGTCGCCGAGGTGACCACGGCGGCGATGGCCGGCGAGCTCGACTTCGCCGCCTCGCTGCGGCAGCGGGTACGACTGCTCGCGGGGCTGCCGGAGAGCATCCTCACCGAGGTGTACGAAGCGCTGCGGCTGACGCCGGGCGCGCGCACCCTGATCCGCACCCTGCGGCGGCTGGACCACAAGATCGCCGTGGTCAGCGGCGGCTTCACCCAGGTCATCGAGCCGCTCGCCGCGGACCTCGGCATCGACTTCGTCGCCGCGAACACGCTCGAGATCGTCGACGGCAGGATCACCGGCGAGCTCGTCGGCCCGATCCTCGACCGGCAGGCGAAGGCGGACATGTTGGTCAGGTTCGCCCACGAGTGCGAAGTGCCGCTGCGGCAGACGGTCGCCATCGGCGACGGCGCGAACGACCTCGACATGATCCAGCGCGCGGGCCTCGGCGTGGCGTTCAACGCCAAACCGGTGCTGCGCGAGGCGGCGGACACGTCGCTGTCGGTGCCGTACCTCGACTCGCTGCTGTTCCTCCTCGGCATCCCCCGCGACGAGGTGGAGGCCGCCGATGCCGAGGACGACGACCTGACGCCGAGCCAGCCGGCAGTGCGGCCCTGA
- a CDS encoding ATP-binding cassette domain-containing protein, giving the protein MTAEVLRLDNISVSRNGSTLLDGLSWTLREGERWIVLGPNGAGKTTAVRMAAAQLFPTTGTVDILGERMGAVDVFELRPRIGVTSAAMAERIPPTETVRNVVLTASYAIVGRWREEYDNWDADRALELLWQLGCGELADRTFGTLSEGERKRVQIARALMTDPELLLLDEPAAGLDLGAREDLVRRLAALAADPQAPVTVLITHHVEEIPPSFTHCLLLRDGRAVAQGPIDDVLTAENLSKCFGVWLRLDRMDDRWVARGTP; this is encoded by the coding sequence GTGACGGCTGAAGTGCTGCGCCTGGACAACATCTCCGTATCGCGAAACGGCTCCACTCTGCTCGACGGGCTGAGCTGGACTCTGCGGGAGGGCGAACGCTGGATCGTGCTCGGCCCGAACGGCGCCGGCAAGACCACCGCGGTGCGGATGGCCGCCGCACAGCTGTTCCCCACCACGGGCACGGTGGACATCCTCGGTGAGCGGATGGGTGCCGTCGACGTCTTCGAGCTGCGCCCGCGGATCGGGGTGACGAGTGCGGCGATGGCCGAACGCATCCCGCCCACGGAGACCGTACGCAACGTCGTGCTGACCGCGTCGTACGCGATCGTCGGCCGGTGGCGCGAGGAGTACGACAACTGGGACGCGGACCGTGCGCTCGAGCTGCTGTGGCAGCTCGGGTGCGGCGAGCTCGCCGACCGTACCTTCGGCACGTTGTCCGAGGGGGAGCGCAAACGGGTACAGATCGCCCGCGCGTTGATGACCGACCCGGAGCTGCTGCTGCTCGACGAGCCGGCGGCCGGGCTGGATCTCGGGGCACGTGAGGACCTCGTGCGCAGGCTCGCCGCGCTGGCCGCCGACCCGCAGGCACCGGTGACGGTGCTCATCACCCACCACGTGGAGGAGATCCCGCCGTCGTTCACACACTGCCTGCTGCTGCGCGACGGCCGCGCCGTCGCGCAGGGCCCCATCGACGACGTGCTGACGGCGGAGAACCTGTCCAAGTGCTTCGGCGTCTGGTTGCGGCTGGACCGGATGGACGACCGCTGGGTGGCGCGCGGTACGCCGTAG
- a CDS encoding asparaginase produces the protein MTNRAGARAPASRSWCRRCPAGSPPTVRTAAARSALASAPPEYFVTEHRRRQLDEVLANRATASRSGTVGAVAVDADGHVACATSTGGMVGQSVGRIGDTPLIGAGSYAADDAVAVSCTGEGEADIRGVVAHDITARLRYGHVGLEEAVRASYRTQLEPYGATGGTIAVTPAGEALIACNSNAMFAGCWTPTAQQTFV, from the coding sequence TTGACCAACCGTGCGGGAGCACGGGCACCTGCTTCACGATCATGGTGTCGACGTTGCCCCGCCGGTTCTCCCCCGACTGTGCGTACAGCGGCGGCTCGGTCAGCGCTGGCGAGCGCGCCGCCTGAGTACTTCGTCACAGAACACCGGCGGCGGCAGCTCGACGAGGTGCTCGCGAACCGTGCGACTGCCTCACGCAGCGGCACCGTCGGAGCAGTCGCGGTGGACGCGGACGGCCACGTCGCATGCGCGACCTCGACCGGCGGGATGGTCGGTCAGTCCGTGGGCCGCATCGGCGACACCCCGCTGATCGGCGCAGGCTCGTACGCCGCGGACGACGCCGTCGCCGTCTCCTGCACCGGCGAGGGCGAGGCCGACATCCGCGGGGTCGTCGCCCACGACATCACGGCACGCCTGCGGTACGGGCACGTCGGCCTCGAGGAAGCCGTGCGCGCGAGCTACCGGACCCAGTTGGAGCCGTACGGCGCGACCGGCGGCACCATCGCCGTCACCCCCGCAGGCGAGGCGCTCATCGCGTGCAACAGCAACGCCATGTTCGCCGGCTGCTGGACGCCCACCGCCCAGCAGACGTTCGTCTGA
- a CDS encoding NfeD family protein: protein MGILEALTPFLVFGMLALAALVGMLLALLGVPAGFQILGFAIAAVATLGIIRPVARRYSRHKPHQRMGLARVVGQDALVVERVDGQEGRVKIAGEIWSARAYDPTLVLEAGSTVQVIEIEGATALVYGPGSEIEQ, encoded by the coding sequence ATGGGCATCCTGGAAGCCCTGACACCGTTCCTGGTGTTCGGCATGCTCGCGCTCGCGGCGCTGGTCGGGATGCTGCTCGCCCTGCTCGGGGTACCTGCCGGCTTCCAGATCCTCGGGTTCGCGATCGCCGCGGTCGCCACCTTGGGCATCATCAGGCCGGTCGCGCGGCGGTACAGCAGGCACAAACCGCATCAGCGGATGGGCCTCGCCAGGGTCGTCGGTCAGGACGCGCTGGTCGTCGAACGCGTCGACGGCCAAGAGGGGCGGGTGAAGATCGCCGGTGAGATCTGGTCGGCGCGGGCCTACGACCCGACCCTCGTCCTCGAGGCAGGTAGTACTGTCCAGGTGATCGAGATCGAAGGCGCGACCGCGCTCGTTTACGGGCCAGGATCGGAGATCGAACAGTGA
- a CDS encoding TSUP family transporter, which translates to MTVWEILGILAAGIAAGTINTIVGSGSLVTFPTLLAFGYPPVVANVSNSVGLVFGGVSGVIGYRRELAGQRRRIISMAVVSALGGVSGGLLLLKLPESAFNAIVPVLILLGVVLVIVQPKLNSWMAARRSENHDHVVAMLVATFCCAIYGGYFGAAQGVIMMGVLGTLLHDHIQRLNAAKNVSTTIVNFSAAVLFVFVADVAWIAAGLIAVGSIIGGQLGAKVGRRLPPIALRIVIVVVGLAAVAKLLLD; encoded by the coding sequence GTGACGGTCTGGGAGATCCTCGGGATCCTCGCTGCTGGGATCGCCGCAGGCACCATCAACACCATCGTCGGGTCGGGGTCGCTGGTGACGTTCCCGACGCTGCTCGCGTTCGGCTACCCACCCGTGGTCGCCAACGTCTCCAACAGCGTGGGCCTGGTCTTCGGCGGCGTCAGCGGCGTCATCGGCTACCGGCGTGAGCTCGCCGGCCAACGCCGCAGGATCATCTCGATGGCCGTCGTCTCTGCGCTCGGCGGCGTGTCCGGCGGCCTGCTGTTGTTGAAGCTGCCCGAGTCGGCCTTCAACGCCATCGTCCCCGTGCTGATCCTGCTCGGTGTCGTGCTCGTCATCGTGCAGCCGAAGCTGAACTCCTGGATGGCCGCCCGCCGGTCGGAGAACCACGACCACGTCGTCGCGATGCTCGTCGCGACGTTCTGCTGCGCGATCTACGGCGGTTACTTCGGCGCCGCGCAGGGCGTCATCATGATGGGTGTGCTCGGCACCTTGCTGCACGACCACATCCAGCGGCTGAACGCCGCGAAGAACGTGTCGACCACCATCGTGAACTTCTCCGCGGCGGTGCTGTTCGTGTTCGTGGCGGACGTCGCGTGGATCGCGGCCGGCCTGATCGCGGTCGGGTCGATCATCGGCGGCCAGCTCGGCGCGAAGGTCGGACGCCGGCTGCCGCCGATCGCGTTGCGGATCGTCATCGTGGTGGTCGGGCTGGCGGCCGTCGCCAAGCTGCTGCTCGACTAG
- a CDS encoding GntR family transcriptional regulator translates to MSTADHVRYQPLERRSVPEIVAERLVAEIESGTLRPGDRLPSEPELARQFHVGRSSLREAIRKLHTLGVLEVVRGRGTYVRQRTDGEPDPQFVEWSVTEGPGAGEVLEVRLGLELTATGLACFRATQTDLDVLAARCREHEAVRRTRDIDELVRTDEQVHEAVVRAAHNQMLLQTYLALVPRMVDYRKHTLALERADERFDPHHSDLHAAIVHRNASAARQAVVRHISALYGEVRAAAEADPGEHEHLTMPDFAAIFGSFG, encoded by the coding sequence GTGAGCACCGCTGATCACGTCCGCTACCAACCGCTCGAACGTCGTTCGGTCCCCGAGATCGTCGCCGAGCGACTCGTCGCCGAGATCGAGTCCGGCACGCTGCGTCCCGGTGACCGGCTGCCCTCGGAGCCCGAGCTGGCCCGGCAGTTCCACGTCGGCCGGAGCTCGTTGCGGGAGGCCATCCGCAAGCTGCACACGCTCGGCGTGCTCGAGGTCGTGCGCGGCCGCGGCACGTACGTCAGGCAGCGCACCGATGGTGAGCCCGACCCGCAGTTCGTGGAGTGGAGCGTCACCGAGGGCCCGGGTGCCGGCGAGGTGCTCGAGGTGCGGCTCGGCCTGGAGCTGACGGCGACGGGCCTGGCCTGCTTCCGCGCGACCCAGACCGACCTGGACGTGCTTGCGGCGCGGTGCCGGGAGCACGAGGCGGTGCGACGCACGCGGGACATCGACGAGCTGGTACGCACCGACGAGCAGGTGCACGAGGCAGTCGTACGTGCGGCGCACAACCAGATGCTGCTGCAGACGTACCTCGCACTCGTGCCGCGGATGGTCGACTACCGCAAGCACACGCTGGCGCTCGAGCGTGCGGACGAGCGGTTCGACCCGCACCACAGCGACCTGCACGCGGCGATCGTGCACCGGAACGCAAGCGCCGCCAGGCAGGCGGTCGTCCGCCACATCAGCGCGCTCTACGGCGAGGTCAGGGCGGCCGCGGAAGCCGACCCCGGTGAGCACGAGCACCTCACCATGCCCGACTTCGCCGCCATCTTCGGCAGCTTCGGCTAG
- a CDS encoding MFS transporter gives MCLTYVSAGVTFYIGTVFSLNYGTGQLKLDRDVILQLVLVVNVLAILGIPFFGWLSDRTGRRAIFVAGCLGMAVLPYLWFVTLDTGSFGWMLLGFLALFLPYTATYGTMPVFFAHVFPPAVRYTGMSLGYTLGTVIGSALAPIVATWLLDASGGWLLIAAYMSLAGVVSAVAALFLRDWHGPTADVQTSTAAEVSR, from the coding sequence ATGTGCCTCACGTACGTCTCCGCGGGCGTGACGTTCTACATCGGCACGGTGTTCTCGCTGAACTACGGCACCGGGCAGCTGAAACTCGACCGCGACGTCATCCTGCAACTGGTGCTCGTGGTCAACGTGCTCGCCATCCTCGGCATCCCGTTCTTCGGCTGGCTGTCGGACCGCACCGGCCGGCGCGCCATCTTCGTCGCCGGCTGCCTCGGCATGGCCGTGCTGCCCTACCTGTGGTTCGTGACCCTCGACACCGGCTCGTTCGGCTGGATGCTGCTCGGCTTCCTCGCACTGTTCCTGCCGTACACCGCGACGTACGGCACCATGCCGGTCTTCTTCGCGCACGTGTTCCCGCCGGCGGTCAGGTACACGGGCATGTCGCTCGGCTACACCCTCGGCACGGTGATCGGCAGCGCGCTCGCGCCGATCGTCGCTACCTGGCTGCTGGACGCGTCCGGCGGCTGGCTGCTGATCGCCGCGTACATGAGCCTCGCCGGTGTGGTGTCCGCGGTGGCCGCGCTGTTCCTGCGCGACTGGCACGGCCCGACGGCGGACGTCCAGACGAGCACCGCGGCCGAGGTCAGCAGATGA
- a CDS encoding SPFH/Band 7/PHB domain protein: MTAGLIAAIVIALAVVILLARTIRIVPQQRAAVVERLGKYNRTLEAGPRLLIPFFERIRHLADLREQVVPFPPQPVITQDSLSVNVDTVVYYTVTNARDATYEIANFIQGIEQLTITTLRNVIGSMDLERTLTSREEINNALRGVLDDATGRWGVRVNRVELRAIDPPPTIKDAMEKAMRADRDKRAAILNAEGVKQSQILTAEGDQQSAILRARGEAEAAVTRAEGDARAQALRASGEAQAIETVFEAIHEGDADQKLLSYQYLQMLPKIAEGDSNKLWIVPSELGKALEGLGGVLGSVKAGAEDAAGGETEASEADEAAAADGGGRRRKRSSSASLTQAIEQLGATPVGPVAGETTYGEESEQSQPSPPAPPVPPVPPPPTPGTAGSLAPWNQPPPGPGQTNRPE; encoded by the coding sequence GTGACCGCAGGACTCATCGCGGCAATCGTCATCGCGTTGGCGGTCGTCATCCTGTTGGCGAGGACGATCCGTATCGTCCCGCAGCAGCGGGCGGCAGTCGTGGAACGGCTGGGCAAGTACAACCGGACGCTGGAGGCGGGGCCCAGGCTGCTGATCCCGTTCTTCGAACGCATCAGGCACCTTGCCGACCTGCGTGAGCAGGTGGTGCCGTTCCCGCCGCAGCCGGTCATCACCCAGGACAGCCTGAGCGTGAACGTGGACACCGTCGTGTACTACACGGTGACCAACGCGCGCGACGCGACGTACGAGATCGCCAACTTCATCCAGGGCATCGAGCAGCTCACCATCACCACCCTGCGCAACGTCATCGGGTCGATGGACCTGGAGCGCACGCTGACCTCGCGCGAGGAGATCAACAACGCGCTGCGCGGAGTGCTCGACGACGCCACCGGCCGGTGGGGCGTTCGGGTGAACCGGGTGGAGCTGCGGGCGATCGACCCGCCGCCGACCATCAAGGACGCGATGGAGAAGGCGATGCGCGCGGACCGCGACAAGCGCGCGGCCATCCTCAACGCGGAGGGCGTCAAGCAGTCGCAGATCCTGACGGCCGAAGGCGACCAGCAGTCCGCCATCCTGCGTGCCCGCGGTGAGGCGGAGGCCGCCGTCACCCGCGCCGAGGGTGACGCGCGGGCGCAGGCGTTGCGGGCGAGCGGTGAGGCGCAGGCCATCGAGACCGTGTTCGAGGCCATCCACGAGGGCGACGCGGACCAGAAGCTGCTGTCGTACCAGTACCTGCAGATGCTGCCGAAAATCGCCGAGGGCGACTCGAACAAGCTCTGGATCGTGCCGAGCGAGCTCGGCAAGGCACTGGAGGGCCTCGGCGGCGTGCTCGGCTCGGTGAAGGCCGGCGCCGAGGACGCTGCTGGCGGTGAGACGGAGGCGTCAGAGGCCGACGAGGCGGCGGCTGCCGACGGCGGTGGCCGCAGACGGAAGCGTAGCTCCAGTGCGAGCCTCACCCAGGCGATCGAGCAGCTCGGTGCGACCCCGGTAGGGCCGGTCGCCGGCGAGACGACGTACGGCGAGGAGTCGGAGCAGAGTCAACCGAGCCCACCAGCGCCACCAGTGCCACCGGTGCCGCCGCCACCCACACCGGGTACGGCCGGCTCGCTGGCGCCGTGGAACCAGCCGCCGCCGGGGCCCGGCCAGACAAACCGGCCGGAGTGA
- a CDS encoding LLM class flavin-dependent oxidoreductase, whose product MSRLTLGAPISVHPQVDPLDDIRWADAQPDLAAAWLIDHLQGWFPRGAPTGVLADPHQLLDPLSLLAAGAAQTERIPLGVAVTDPVRRSSVALAQTASTVGWLGGRPMLLGLGVGDPGQLKPYGLHPGLERTGRLTYMRPALDTLSRLRTGDVSGEASLGITAATSFALYVAAHGPRMLALTAQHADGWIPTSLPPSAYREKLGVLRGHAERAGRDPGAIRPTLFAWSALAPTRRESVALLQHPSVRAVALYRGEDGFAEHGASYPLDHGYIPNDIPPDRAESLLTAIPDAVVADAVLHGSPADVRAQLAEYERAGCEHVIVYDVGRFVNPEGTARFREALRAVAAS is encoded by the coding sequence ATGAGCCGGCTGACGCTCGGCGCACCGATCTCCGTGCACCCGCAGGTGGACCCGCTGGACGACATCCGGTGGGCGGATGCACAGCCGGACCTGGCCGCCGCCTGGCTGATCGACCACCTGCAGGGGTGGTTCCCGCGCGGCGCACCGACCGGGGTGCTGGCCGACCCGCACCAGCTGCTCGACCCGCTCTCGCTGCTCGCCGCGGGCGCGGCGCAGACCGAGCGGATCCCGCTCGGGGTCGCGGTCACCGACCCGGTAAGGCGCAGCAGCGTCGCGCTCGCGCAGACCGCGAGCACGGTCGGCTGGCTGGGCGGCCGGCCGATGCTGCTCGGCCTCGGCGTCGGCGACCCGGGCCAGCTCAAGCCGTACGGGCTGCATCCAGGGCTGGAACGCACCGGCCGGCTCACCTACATGCGGCCGGCGCTCGACACGCTGAGCCGGCTGCGCACCGGTGACGTCAGCGGCGAGGCGTCGCTCGGCATCACCGCGGCGACCAGCTTCGCGCTGTACGTCGCGGCGCACGGGCCGCGCATGCTCGCGCTCACCGCACAGCACGCGGACGGCTGGATCCCCACCAGCCTCCCGCCTTCTGCGTACCGCGAGAAGCTCGGCGTGCTGCGCGGCCACGCGGAACGGGCCGGACGCGACCCCGGTGCCATCAGGCCGACGCTGTTCGCCTGGAGCGCGCTCGCCCCCACCAGGCGGGAGAGCGTCGCGCTGCTGCAGCACCCGTCCGTACGTGCGGTGGCGCTCTACCGCGGCGAGGACGGCTTCGCCGAGCACGGCGCCAGCTACCCGCTCGACCACGGGTACATCCCGAACGACATCCCGCCGGACCGAGCCGAGTCGCTGCTGACCGCCATCCCGGACGCGGTCGTCGCCGATGCCGTGCTGCACGGCTCGCCGGCGGACGTCCGGGCGCAGCTGGCCGAGTACGAGCGGGCCGGCTGCGAGCACGTCATCGTCTACGACGTCGGCAGGTTCGTCAATCCTGAGGGCACGGCGCGGTTTCGCGAGGCGTTGCGTGCGGTCGCGGCGTCGTGA